The Solea senegalensis isolate Sse05_10M linkage group LG9, IFAPA_SoseM_1, whole genome shotgun sequence genome has a segment encoding these proteins:
- the LOC122775270 gene encoding tetraspanin-8-like has product MAVNKFIKYSLFTFNFLFFLGGIVIFGLVLHARANKERFQITDNHLPAIDLLVFVGAAMVILSFLGCCGAIRENRCLLALFFLGLLSVLLMMLAVGVMGVISRTAAAQEKMRLHVTQLLPLGKLPAGDQVAFQQIERNGFCCGLFRGHLDWGESEQVPRSCNCTDTSRDCTAVDGREVYATPCMVFLMTWMDRVSGSLMGIAFGFGAVMILGMIFSSVLCCQVVANKGSIF; this is encoded by the coding sequence ATGGCGGTCAACAAGTTCATCAAGTACTCCCTCTTCACCTTCAACTTCTTGTTCTTCCTGGGCGGAATCGTCATCTTCGGGCTGGTGCTGCACGCCCGGGCCAACAAAGAACGCTTCCAGATCACTGACAACCATCTGCCGGCCATAGACCTGCTGGTGTTTGTCGGCGCGGCCATGGTGATCCTGAGCTTCCTGGGCTGCTGTGGAGCCATCCGAGAGAACCGCTGCCTGCTGGCGCTCTTCTTCCTGGGCCTGCTCTCCGTGCTGCTCATGATGCTGGCCGTGGGAGTGATGGGAGTGATCTCGAGGACGGCAGCCGCTCAGGAGAAGATGAGGCTTCACGTGACGCAGCTGCTGCCGCTGGGCAAGCTGCCGGCCGGCGACCAGGTGGCGTTCCAGCAGATCGAGAGGAACGGCTTCTGCTGCGGTCTGTTCAGGGGGCACCTGGACTGGGGCGAGTCGGAGCAGGTCCCGCGCTCCTGTAACTGCACGGACACGTCCAGGGATTGCACGGCCGTGGACGGACGCGAGGTCTACGCCACGCCGTGCATGGTCTTCCTCATGACGTGGATGGACAGGGTGTCGGGCTCGCTCATGGGCATCGCGTTTGGTTTCGGCGCCGTGATGATTCTGGGCATGATCTTCTCGTCGGTCCTGTGTTGTCAGGTCGTGGCGAACAAGGGAAGCATCTTTTGA